A single Kryptolebias marmoratus isolate JLee-2015 linkage group LG16, ASM164957v2, whole genome shotgun sequence DNA region contains:
- the leng9 gene encoding leukocyte receptor cluster member 9 isoform X5 — protein sequence MGKCHFGSRCRLSHSDPPLDDSDAVPPDTDDKQDEGNAEKHKKKKGSGNKASRPKHNEERAEVNKKPRMRTADEVISRILWDPSVDTSEFVVGYVDRFLGVMERPFCDFSWDTNPCDCDYSTELALPRHRIQYFTHKGHRVWDRHTRTDRVFGSTGQSLAPPFGKEEEVKEEMNAENPGAGTTGEQKTRPGEGETQPENRHEDEEEEDELNEMIHTFNSTHCGENISQEQQQSRGSCVAEEAANRVQPSAEQTSSFSEELSAREDGEEESFAECEESWEVVEDSQNPSAPLEQTEVKRGGRHPKKQPTHFVSFRANTPAILSCFQQLREELTALLPSSAPHWQAASRLHVTLCLLVLRGPAEVAAAAEILRRFAHLDRNPPVAVTFPVKPKHFNGRVLYLSPQPQLHLHQLNCGLQEAYRREGWLHRSSYNPRYHLTLAKVEDKEGERIFDGVGDLKVGKGLNFGRLPVNTLHLCTVGGPGVDGFYQAVCTVTLR from the exons ATGGGAAAGTGTCACTTCGGCAGCAGGTGCCGTTTATCACACAG TGACCCGCCGCTGGATGATTCAGACGCCGTGCCTCCTGACACGGATGACAAACAGGACGAAGGGAACGCAGagaagcacaaaaagaaaaaaggcagcgGGAACAAAGCGTCGAGGCCAAAACACAACGAGGAGAGAG CAGAGGTGAACAAAAAGCCCCGCATGCGCACGGCCGATGAGGTGATTTCTCGCATCCTGTGGGACCCGTCGGTGGACACGTCGGAGTTCGTCGTGGGCTACGTGGACCGCTTCCTGGGTGTGATGGAGCGGCCTTTCTGTGACTTCAGCTGGGACACCAACCCCTGCGACTGCGACTACTCGACCGAGCTGGCCCTGCCCAGACACAGGATCCAGTACTTCACCCACAAAGGGCACCGGGTCTGGGACCGCCACACTAGGACCGACAGGGTCTTCGGCTCCACCGGCCAATCTCTGGCTCCCCCCTTtggaaaggaggaggaagtaAAGG agGAAATGAACGCAGAAAACCCAGGCGCCGGAACAACAGGAGAGCAGAAAACCAGGCCGGGCGAGGGTGAAACGCAGCCCGAAAACAGACacgaagacgaggaggaggaagatgagctgAATGAGATGATTCACACCTTTAACTCGACACATTGTGGAGAAAACATTTCACAGGAACAGCAGCAGTCTCGTGGATCATGTGTTGCAGAGGAGGCTGCAAATAg GGTTCAGCCTTCAGCAGAGCAAACTTCATCGTTTTCAGAAGAATTATCTGCAAGGGAAGATGGTGAGGAAGAGTCTTTTGCAGAATGTGAGGAAAGCTGGGAAGTCGTCGAGGATTCTCAG AACCCGTCGGCCCCTCTGGAGCAGACGGAAGTGAAGCGCGGTGGCCGTCATCCCAAAAAGCAGCCCACGCACTTCGTCTCCTTCAGGGCCAACACTCCGGCCATCCTCTCCTGTTTCCAGCAGCTGCGGGAGGAGCTCACCGCCCTGCTGCCCTCCTCCGCTCCGCACTGGCAGGCCGCCTCCAGGCTCCACGTCACGCTGTGCCTCCTGGTGCTGCGCGGCCCCGCCGAGGTGGCGGCCGCCGCCGAGATCCTCCGCCGGTTCGCCCACCTGGACCGCAACCCGCCCGTGGCCGTGACCTTCCCCGTGAAGCCGAAGCACTTCAACGGCAGGGTGTTGTACCTGAGCCCCCAGCCTCAGCTCCACCTCCACCAGCTGAACTGTGGCCTGCAGGAGGCCTACAGGAGGGAGGGCTGGCTCCACCGGAGCTCCTACAACCCTCGGTACCACCTCACTCTGGCTAAGGTAGAAGACAAGGAGGGCGAGAGGATATTTGACGGCGTGGGGGATCTGAAGGTGGGGAAGGGTTTGAACTTCGGCCGCCTGCCCGTTAACACCTTACACCTTTGCACGGTTGGCGGCCCCGGAGTGGACGGCTTCTATCAGGCCGTCTGCACAGTAACTCTGCGATGA
- the leng9 gene encoding leukocyte receptor cluster member 9 isoform X3, with protein MASDGPGPSSDPVVDQKDRGGTLLTPTDLAVPPGPQADVPAENNTEDTLKPTGESAWSNEDELKVCHFFLMGKCHFGSRCRLSHSDPPLDDSDAVPPDTDDKQDEGNAEKHKKKKGSGNKASRPKHNEERAEVNKKPRMRTADEVISRILWDPSVDTSEFVVGYVDRFLGVMERPFCDFSWDTNPCDCDYSTELALPRHRIQYFTHKGHRVWDRHTRTDRVFGSTGQSLAPPFGKEEEVKEEMNAENPGAGTTGEQKTRPGEGETQPENRHEDEEEEDELNEMIHTFNSTHCGENISQEQQQSRGSCVAEEAANRVQPSAEQTSSFSEELSAREDGEEESFAECEESWEVVEDSQNPSAPLEQTEVKRGGRHPKKQPTHFVSFRANTPAILSCFQQLREELTALLPSSAPHWQAASRLHVTLCLLVLRGPAEVAAAAEILRRFAHLDRNPPVAVTFPVKPKHFNGRVLYLSPQPQLHLHQLNCGLQEAYRREGWLHRSSYNPRYHLTLAKVEDKEGERIFDGVGDLKVGKGLNFGRLPVNTLHLCTVGGPGVDGFYQAVCTVTLR; from the exons AATCGGCCTGGTCGAACGAGGATGAGCTAAAGGTGTGCCATTTTTTCCTGATGGGAAAGTGTCACTTCGGCAGCAGGTGCCGTTTATCACACAG TGACCCGCCGCTGGATGATTCAGACGCCGTGCCTCCTGACACGGATGACAAACAGGACGAAGGGAACGCAGagaagcacaaaaagaaaaaaggcagcgGGAACAAAGCGTCGAGGCCAAAACACAACGAGGAGAGAG CAGAGGTGAACAAAAAGCCCCGCATGCGCACGGCCGATGAGGTGATTTCTCGCATCCTGTGGGACCCGTCGGTGGACACGTCGGAGTTCGTCGTGGGCTACGTGGACCGCTTCCTGGGTGTGATGGAGCGGCCTTTCTGTGACTTCAGCTGGGACACCAACCCCTGCGACTGCGACTACTCGACCGAGCTGGCCCTGCCCAGACACAGGATCCAGTACTTCACCCACAAAGGGCACCGGGTCTGGGACCGCCACACTAGGACCGACAGGGTCTTCGGCTCCACCGGCCAATCTCTGGCTCCCCCCTTtggaaaggaggaggaagtaAAGG agGAAATGAACGCAGAAAACCCAGGCGCCGGAACAACAGGAGAGCAGAAAACCAGGCCGGGCGAGGGTGAAACGCAGCCCGAAAACAGACacgaagacgaggaggaggaagatgagctgAATGAGATGATTCACACCTTTAACTCGACACATTGTGGAGAAAACATTTCACAGGAACAGCAGCAGTCTCGTGGATCATGTGTTGCAGAGGAGGCTGCAAATAg GGTTCAGCCTTCAGCAGAGCAAACTTCATCGTTTTCAGAAGAATTATCTGCAAGGGAAGATGGTGAGGAAGAGTCTTTTGCAGAATGTGAGGAAAGCTGGGAAGTCGTCGAGGATTCTCAG AACCCGTCGGCCCCTCTGGAGCAGACGGAAGTGAAGCGCGGTGGCCGTCATCCCAAAAAGCAGCCCACGCACTTCGTCTCCTTCAGGGCCAACACTCCGGCCATCCTCTCCTGTTTCCAGCAGCTGCGGGAGGAGCTCACCGCCCTGCTGCCCTCCTCCGCTCCGCACTGGCAGGCCGCCTCCAGGCTCCACGTCACGCTGTGCCTCCTGGTGCTGCGCGGCCCCGCCGAGGTGGCGGCCGCCGCCGAGATCCTCCGCCGGTTCGCCCACCTGGACCGCAACCCGCCCGTGGCCGTGACCTTCCCCGTGAAGCCGAAGCACTTCAACGGCAGGGTGTTGTACCTGAGCCCCCAGCCTCAGCTCCACCTCCACCAGCTGAACTGTGGCCTGCAGGAGGCCTACAGGAGGGAGGGCTGGCTCCACCGGAGCTCCTACAACCCTCGGTACCACCTCACTCTGGCTAAGGTAGAAGACAAGGAGGGCGAGAGGATATTTGACGGCGTGGGGGATCTGAAGGTGGGGAAGGGTTTGAACTTCGGCCGCCTGCCCGTTAACACCTTACACCTTTGCACGGTTGGCGGCCCCGGAGTGGACGGCTTCTATCAGGCCGTCTGCACAGTAACTCTGCGATGA
- the leng9 gene encoding leukocyte receptor cluster member 9 isoform X4 → MCVKTPANTQLRIRSSPEAFRGLTLLGVHFTRTTHRPSSCSPLWRTVVLPESAWSNEDELKVCHFFLMGKCHFGSRCRLSHSDPPLDDSDAVPPDTDDKQDEGNAEKHKKKKGSGNKASRPKHNEERAEVNKKPRMRTADEVISRILWDPSVDTSEFVVGYVDRFLGVMERPFCDFSWDTNPCDCDYSTELALPRHRIQYFTHKGHRVWDRHTRTDRVFGSTGQSLAPPFGKEEEVKEEMNAENPGAGTTGEQKTRPGEGETQPENRHEDEEEEDELNEMIHTFNSTHCGENISQEQQQSRGSCVAEEAANRVQPSAEQTSSFSEELSAREDGEEESFAECEESWEVVEDSQNPSAPLEQTEVKRGGRHPKKQPTHFVSFRANTPAILSCFQQLREELTALLPSSAPHWQAASRLHVTLCLLVLRGPAEVAAAAEILRRFAHLDRNPPVAVTFPVKPKHFNGRVLYLSPQPQLHLHQLNCGLQEAYRREGWLHRSSYNPRYHLTLAKVEDKEGERIFDGVGDLKVGKGLNFGRLPVNTLHLCTVGGPGVDGFYQAVCTVTLR, encoded by the exons atgtgtgtAAAAACACCTGCTAACACGCAGCTCAGAATACGATCGAGTCCTGAAGCTTTTCGTGGGCTGACTTTGCTCGGTGTCCACTTCACACGGACAACTCACCGTCCCAGCAGCTGCTCGCCCCTCTGGAGGACGGTTGTCCTACCTG AATCGGCCTGGTCGAACGAGGATGAGCTAAAGGTGTGCCATTTTTTCCTGATGGGAAAGTGTCACTTCGGCAGCAGGTGCCGTTTATCACACAG TGACCCGCCGCTGGATGATTCAGACGCCGTGCCTCCTGACACGGATGACAAACAGGACGAAGGGAACGCAGagaagcacaaaaagaaaaaaggcagcgGGAACAAAGCGTCGAGGCCAAAACACAACGAGGAGAGAG CAGAGGTGAACAAAAAGCCCCGCATGCGCACGGCCGATGAGGTGATTTCTCGCATCCTGTGGGACCCGTCGGTGGACACGTCGGAGTTCGTCGTGGGCTACGTGGACCGCTTCCTGGGTGTGATGGAGCGGCCTTTCTGTGACTTCAGCTGGGACACCAACCCCTGCGACTGCGACTACTCGACCGAGCTGGCCCTGCCCAGACACAGGATCCAGTACTTCACCCACAAAGGGCACCGGGTCTGGGACCGCCACACTAGGACCGACAGGGTCTTCGGCTCCACCGGCCAATCTCTGGCTCCCCCCTTtggaaaggaggaggaagtaAAGG agGAAATGAACGCAGAAAACCCAGGCGCCGGAACAACAGGAGAGCAGAAAACCAGGCCGGGCGAGGGTGAAACGCAGCCCGAAAACAGACacgaagacgaggaggaggaagatgagctgAATGAGATGATTCACACCTTTAACTCGACACATTGTGGAGAAAACATTTCACAGGAACAGCAGCAGTCTCGTGGATCATGTGTTGCAGAGGAGGCTGCAAATAg GGTTCAGCCTTCAGCAGAGCAAACTTCATCGTTTTCAGAAGAATTATCTGCAAGGGAAGATGGTGAGGAAGAGTCTTTTGCAGAATGTGAGGAAAGCTGGGAAGTCGTCGAGGATTCTCAG AACCCGTCGGCCCCTCTGGAGCAGACGGAAGTGAAGCGCGGTGGCCGTCATCCCAAAAAGCAGCCCACGCACTTCGTCTCCTTCAGGGCCAACACTCCGGCCATCCTCTCCTGTTTCCAGCAGCTGCGGGAGGAGCTCACCGCCCTGCTGCCCTCCTCCGCTCCGCACTGGCAGGCCGCCTCCAGGCTCCACGTCACGCTGTGCCTCCTGGTGCTGCGCGGCCCCGCCGAGGTGGCGGCCGCCGCCGAGATCCTCCGCCGGTTCGCCCACCTGGACCGCAACCCGCCCGTGGCCGTGACCTTCCCCGTGAAGCCGAAGCACTTCAACGGCAGGGTGTTGTACCTGAGCCCCCAGCCTCAGCTCCACCTCCACCAGCTGAACTGTGGCCTGCAGGAGGCCTACAGGAGGGAGGGCTGGCTCCACCGGAGCTCCTACAACCCTCGGTACCACCTCACTCTGGCTAAGGTAGAAGACAAGGAGGGCGAGAGGATATTTGACGGCGTGGGGGATCTGAAGGTGGGGAAGGGTTTGAACTTCGGCCGCCTGCCCGTTAACACCTTACACCTTTGCACGGTTGGCGGCCCCGGAGTGGACGGCTTCTATCAGGCCGTCTGCACAGTAACTCTGCGATGA
- the leng9 gene encoding leukocyte receptor cluster member 9 isoform X2, whose amino-acid sequence MCHLTICLKHFVWTKVNKQMCVKTPANTQLRIRSSPEAFRGLTLLGVHFTRTTHRPSSCSPLWRTVVLPESAWSNEDELKVCHFFLMGKCHFGSRCRLSHSDPPLDDSDAVPPDTDDKQDEGNAEKHKKKKGSGNKASRPKHNEEREVNKKPRMRTADEVISRILWDPSVDTSEFVVGYVDRFLGVMERPFCDFSWDTNPCDCDYSTELALPRHRIQYFTHKGHRVWDRHTRTDRVFGSTGQSLAPPFGKEEEVKEEMNAENPGAGTTGEQKTRPGEGETQPENRHEDEEEEDELNEMIHTFNSTHCGENISQEQQQSRGSCVAEEAANRVQPSAEQTSSFSEELSAREDGEEESFAECEESWEVVEDSQNPSAPLEQTEVKRGGRHPKKQPTHFVSFRANTPAILSCFQQLREELTALLPSSAPHWQAASRLHVTLCLLVLRGPAEVAAAAEILRRFAHLDRNPPVAVTFPVKPKHFNGRVLYLSPQPQLHLHQLNCGLQEAYRREGWLHRSSYNPRYHLTLAKVEDKEGERIFDGVGDLKVGKGLNFGRLPVNTLHLCTVGGPGVDGFYQAVCTVTLR is encoded by the exons ATGTGTCACTTGACTATTTgtttaaagcactttgtttgGACAAAGGTCAACAAACAG atgtgtgtAAAAACACCTGCTAACACGCAGCTCAGAATACGATCGAGTCCTGAAGCTTTTCGTGGGCTGACTTTGCTCGGTGTCCACTTCACACGGACAACTCACCGTCCCAGCAGCTGCTCGCCCCTCTGGAGGACGGTTGTCCTACCTG AATCGGCCTGGTCGAACGAGGATGAGCTAAAGGTGTGCCATTTTTTCCTGATGGGAAAGTGTCACTTCGGCAGCAGGTGCCGTTTATCACACAG TGACCCGCCGCTGGATGATTCAGACGCCGTGCCTCCTGACACGGATGACAAACAGGACGAAGGGAACGCAGagaagcacaaaaagaaaaaaggcagcgGGAACAAAGCGTCGAGGCCAAAACACAACGAGGAGAGAG AGGTGAACAAAAAGCCCCGCATGCGCACGGCCGATGAGGTGATTTCTCGCATCCTGTGGGACCCGTCGGTGGACACGTCGGAGTTCGTCGTGGGCTACGTGGACCGCTTCCTGGGTGTGATGGAGCGGCCTTTCTGTGACTTCAGCTGGGACACCAACCCCTGCGACTGCGACTACTCGACCGAGCTGGCCCTGCCCAGACACAGGATCCAGTACTTCACCCACAAAGGGCACCGGGTCTGGGACCGCCACACTAGGACCGACAGGGTCTTCGGCTCCACCGGCCAATCTCTGGCTCCCCCCTTtggaaaggaggaggaagtaAAGG agGAAATGAACGCAGAAAACCCAGGCGCCGGAACAACAGGAGAGCAGAAAACCAGGCCGGGCGAGGGTGAAACGCAGCCCGAAAACAGACacgaagacgaggaggaggaagatgagctgAATGAGATGATTCACACCTTTAACTCGACACATTGTGGAGAAAACATTTCACAGGAACAGCAGCAGTCTCGTGGATCATGTGTTGCAGAGGAGGCTGCAAATAg GGTTCAGCCTTCAGCAGAGCAAACTTCATCGTTTTCAGAAGAATTATCTGCAAGGGAAGATGGTGAGGAAGAGTCTTTTGCAGAATGTGAGGAAAGCTGGGAAGTCGTCGAGGATTCTCAG AACCCGTCGGCCCCTCTGGAGCAGACGGAAGTGAAGCGCGGTGGCCGTCATCCCAAAAAGCAGCCCACGCACTTCGTCTCCTTCAGGGCCAACACTCCGGCCATCCTCTCCTGTTTCCAGCAGCTGCGGGAGGAGCTCACCGCCCTGCTGCCCTCCTCCGCTCCGCACTGGCAGGCCGCCTCCAGGCTCCACGTCACGCTGTGCCTCCTGGTGCTGCGCGGCCCCGCCGAGGTGGCGGCCGCCGCCGAGATCCTCCGCCGGTTCGCCCACCTGGACCGCAACCCGCCCGTGGCCGTGACCTTCCCCGTGAAGCCGAAGCACTTCAACGGCAGGGTGTTGTACCTGAGCCCCCAGCCTCAGCTCCACCTCCACCAGCTGAACTGTGGCCTGCAGGAGGCCTACAGGAGGGAGGGCTGGCTCCACCGGAGCTCCTACAACCCTCGGTACCACCTCACTCTGGCTAAGGTAGAAGACAAGGAGGGCGAGAGGATATTTGACGGCGTGGGGGATCTGAAGGTGGGGAAGGGTTTGAACTTCGGCCGCCTGCCCGTTAACACCTTACACCTTTGCACGGTTGGCGGCCCCGGAGTGGACGGCTTCTATCAGGCCGTCTGCACAGTAACTCTGCGATGA
- the leng9 gene encoding leukocyte receptor cluster member 9 isoform X1 encodes MCHLTICLKHFVWTKVNKQMCVKTPANTQLRIRSSPEAFRGLTLLGVHFTRTTHRPSSCSPLWRTVVLPESAWSNEDELKVCHFFLMGKCHFGSRCRLSHSDPPLDDSDAVPPDTDDKQDEGNAEKHKKKKGSGNKASRPKHNEERAEVNKKPRMRTADEVISRILWDPSVDTSEFVVGYVDRFLGVMERPFCDFSWDTNPCDCDYSTELALPRHRIQYFTHKGHRVWDRHTRTDRVFGSTGQSLAPPFGKEEEVKEEMNAENPGAGTTGEQKTRPGEGETQPENRHEDEEEEDELNEMIHTFNSTHCGENISQEQQQSRGSCVAEEAANRVQPSAEQTSSFSEELSAREDGEEESFAECEESWEVVEDSQNPSAPLEQTEVKRGGRHPKKQPTHFVSFRANTPAILSCFQQLREELTALLPSSAPHWQAASRLHVTLCLLVLRGPAEVAAAAEILRRFAHLDRNPPVAVTFPVKPKHFNGRVLYLSPQPQLHLHQLNCGLQEAYRREGWLHRSSYNPRYHLTLAKVEDKEGERIFDGVGDLKVGKGLNFGRLPVNTLHLCTVGGPGVDGFYQAVCTVTLR; translated from the exons ATGTGTCACTTGACTATTTgtttaaagcactttgtttgGACAAAGGTCAACAAACAG atgtgtgtAAAAACACCTGCTAACACGCAGCTCAGAATACGATCGAGTCCTGAAGCTTTTCGTGGGCTGACTTTGCTCGGTGTCCACTTCACACGGACAACTCACCGTCCCAGCAGCTGCTCGCCCCTCTGGAGGACGGTTGTCCTACCTG AATCGGCCTGGTCGAACGAGGATGAGCTAAAGGTGTGCCATTTTTTCCTGATGGGAAAGTGTCACTTCGGCAGCAGGTGCCGTTTATCACACAG TGACCCGCCGCTGGATGATTCAGACGCCGTGCCTCCTGACACGGATGACAAACAGGACGAAGGGAACGCAGagaagcacaaaaagaaaaaaggcagcgGGAACAAAGCGTCGAGGCCAAAACACAACGAGGAGAGAG CAGAGGTGAACAAAAAGCCCCGCATGCGCACGGCCGATGAGGTGATTTCTCGCATCCTGTGGGACCCGTCGGTGGACACGTCGGAGTTCGTCGTGGGCTACGTGGACCGCTTCCTGGGTGTGATGGAGCGGCCTTTCTGTGACTTCAGCTGGGACACCAACCCCTGCGACTGCGACTACTCGACCGAGCTGGCCCTGCCCAGACACAGGATCCAGTACTTCACCCACAAAGGGCACCGGGTCTGGGACCGCCACACTAGGACCGACAGGGTCTTCGGCTCCACCGGCCAATCTCTGGCTCCCCCCTTtggaaaggaggaggaagtaAAGG agGAAATGAACGCAGAAAACCCAGGCGCCGGAACAACAGGAGAGCAGAAAACCAGGCCGGGCGAGGGTGAAACGCAGCCCGAAAACAGACacgaagacgaggaggaggaagatgagctgAATGAGATGATTCACACCTTTAACTCGACACATTGTGGAGAAAACATTTCACAGGAACAGCAGCAGTCTCGTGGATCATGTGTTGCAGAGGAGGCTGCAAATAg GGTTCAGCCTTCAGCAGAGCAAACTTCATCGTTTTCAGAAGAATTATCTGCAAGGGAAGATGGTGAGGAAGAGTCTTTTGCAGAATGTGAGGAAAGCTGGGAAGTCGTCGAGGATTCTCAG AACCCGTCGGCCCCTCTGGAGCAGACGGAAGTGAAGCGCGGTGGCCGTCATCCCAAAAAGCAGCCCACGCACTTCGTCTCCTTCAGGGCCAACACTCCGGCCATCCTCTCCTGTTTCCAGCAGCTGCGGGAGGAGCTCACCGCCCTGCTGCCCTCCTCCGCTCCGCACTGGCAGGCCGCCTCCAGGCTCCACGTCACGCTGTGCCTCCTGGTGCTGCGCGGCCCCGCCGAGGTGGCGGCCGCCGCCGAGATCCTCCGCCGGTTCGCCCACCTGGACCGCAACCCGCCCGTGGCCGTGACCTTCCCCGTGAAGCCGAAGCACTTCAACGGCAGGGTGTTGTACCTGAGCCCCCAGCCTCAGCTCCACCTCCACCAGCTGAACTGTGGCCTGCAGGAGGCCTACAGGAGGGAGGGCTGGCTCCACCGGAGCTCCTACAACCCTCGGTACCACCTCACTCTGGCTAAGGTAGAAGACAAGGAGGGCGAGAGGATATTTGACGGCGTGGGGGATCTGAAGGTGGGGAAGGGTTTGAACTTCGGCCGCCTGCCCGTTAACACCTTACACCTTTGCACGGTTGGCGGCCCCGGAGTGGACGGCTTCTATCAGGCCGTCTGCACAGTAACTCTGCGATGA